DNA sequence from the Coregonus clupeaformis isolate EN_2021a chromosome 30, ASM2061545v1, whole genome shotgun sequence genome:
cccgtttttgttggttatgttgtcgtagttgcaCCTAGGGGGGcgtatgggggagggaatgctgtcacctccaggtaggtgtttgtcccgctgtgtgctgagggtgtcaggttcttgtccagttttggcatttaggtcgccacagactagtacatgtccctgggcctggaaatggttgatctgcccctctaggatggagaagctgtcatcgttaaagtatggggattctattggggggatataggtagcacacaggaggacatttgtctctgttgagatcatttacttattaatttctagccagatgtaaaatgttcctgttttgactaatttaatagagtgggttaggtctgctctataccaaattagtaTACCCCTGAGTCTCTtacctgtttcacacctggtagtttggtggatgggactaccagctctctgtaacctagagggcaaccagtggatcCGTCTCCTCTACACCTgttagtttggtggatgggactaccagctctctgtaacctagagggcaaccagtggatcCGTCTCCTctacacctggtagtttggtggatgggactaccagctctctgtaacctagagggcaaccagtggatcCGTCTCCTCTACACCTgttagtttggtggatgggactaccagctctctgtaacctagagggcaaccagtgggtccgtctcctctacacctggtagtttggtggatgggactaccagctctctgtaacctagagggcaaccagtggatcCGTCTCCTctacacctggtagtttggtggatgggactaccagctctctgtaacctagagggcaaccagtgggtccgtctcctctacacctgttagtttggtggatgggactaccagctctctgtaacctagagggcaaccagtgggtccgtctcctctacacctgttagtttggtggatgggactaccagctctctgtaacctagagggcaaccagtgggtccgtctcctctacacctggtagtttggtggaaagggcataggtctgatctggggGGGGCCTATATAGGGTGAGCCAGGGTTTGCTTGGGGTGGTCTTAGCTGGTTGGGGTGTGGCTTGTGATGCTGTGGTCTGTGTGTAGGTCCTCTTGGCGTGGGTTCTCTCGGTGCAGGTCCTTCAGGAGGGGGTCTTGCAGGTCTGGgagggtgtctcgctggtctgggtggggtgtccgttgctctgttgctcctgtgtgaggtgctggggctACGGTTGATGGTGACGTCCTTCAGGGACCTGGCAAAAGTTGGGATTGCTGCCATGTAGAGGTGGACCTGGtggtaaaggctgttcaagtccagggtggagtggtgggccaggtagacattatgCTGCATTCACCctctgtatggtagcagggtgaaagtcttttcatggtagcagggtggagataactcttaggcctcactcccccctatctgagatacctactccagccctcatcctccacatacaacacccgttctgccagtcacattctgttaaaggtccccaaagcacacacatccctgggtcactcctcttttcagtttgcttcagctggcgactggaacgagctgcaaaaaacactcaaattgGACAGTTTGagctccatctcttcattcaaagactcaaatcatggacactcttactgacagttgtggctgcttcgcgtgatgtattgttgtctctaccttcttgcctttgtgctgttgtctgtgcccaataatgtttctACCACGTTTTGttctgctaccatgttgtgctgctgccatgttgtgttgctaccatgttgttttcatgttgggttgctaccttgctgtgttgtcgtgtgttgctgccatgctatgttgttgtcttaggtctctctttatgtagtgttgtgttgtctctcttgttgtgatgtgtatttggtcctatatatatatatatatatatatattttttttttatcgcaGCCctcgtccccgcaggaggccttttgccttttggtaggccgtcattgtaaataagaattagttcttaactgacttgcctagttaaataaaggtagaaaaatgaataataataataatcatcatattgtgcgttggggaaagtggaagaagctttttcaatcactcccttgagtgctgtggccaccctttcctgctgggctctcaggtcatttgtgcccgtgtgaattatgatgtggttgggggaccctagtctgtcctctgacaacaGCTCCAGGGCATGTCTAGTGTTTGGGCACCAGAGTTTAGCCACtttgtgtttgggaaaaagtttatCCTCTTGAATGTATATGCCATTTGAGTCaatctcctctctgcctctctctctcactctctctctctctctctctctctctctctctcgctctctccctcgctccagtCTCTTCAGAGCAGCAGCTACAACCACTTCTCTGCTATCTACCGTCTCATGCTGGAGAAGGTGAAAGAGCTGCGCTCCCTCAGACTGCCCCCGAGCACCGAACAGGTGGGCCTGACCCCCAATCCTGACCCCGGCACTCTGCTACCGACCTGCATCAGTGAGAAGGATCACCATGGAAACCAGGGGGAGGAGCCACAGGAAGAGGAGCTGCAAGAGGAGGGAGGTGCAGCACTCCTCTCCTTAGACCCCTCCCTCAGACACACTCTGGCTGAGGTCTCTGCCAGCCTCCAGCAGTGCAGCCCACCTTGTGAGTACTGAGacacacatgtgcacacgcacacacactcacacaaatctGCACTATGTTCATTTAGATACACACATTTGCATGAAGTACACACAACACACCCACTATACACACCACTATACACACCACTATACACACCACTATACACACCACTATACACACCACTATACACACCACTATACACACCACTatacacaccactacacacaccactATACACACCACTATACACACCACTATACACACCACTATACACACCACTATACACACCACTATACACACCACTATACACACCACTATACACACCACTATACACACCACTATACATAGCCCACTTTCACATTGTCAAAGTTACAGGGCTAAACTACTTTACTtgttccctgctctctcctcatctacAGGTATTGTGGTAAACTCATCCGACCAAGCTTCCTCAGATAGtttatcctcttcctcctcttcgtcCTCTGCCAGTCCCAGCCTGTCCAGCCCTATTGAGGACCCCTATATGTTACTGGTCACTACTGTGGTTGGCCCTGGGACCTATATTCCAACAGAGTCCCCCCTGACCCAGTCCTCTACCCTGCCCAGCACTGTTGACGACCCCTATCAGTTACTGGTCACTACCGGTCATCTGGCCCTGGCCCTGTCGTCCACCCTGCAGCCCCCTCCGCAGGACAGCCTCCCTGTACCCAGCTTCCAGGAGGTCCACCGATCCTCCGACATGGACACCGGCGCTCTAACACAAGGTATGGACGACCACATCAAAATGAAAGCACAGATCAAGTATGATGGATGGAAAGAAGAAAACCTTACATATACTGTAATTGGCTATTGTCTTACACATTGGAGACAACTCTTGAGTTTTAATCATCTTTGATGTAGATCAGAAACAACAAAGGTCCTAGAATGGATCCTTGAGGAACTCCACAAGATATTAAGatacctgtctgaacacacaaacTGCTCTCTAAAATAAACATAATTCTGTAACCGTTAGTAACAATTTAGTTCTAGATCTATTTGTGGCGGCTTTCATAAAGGTTTATGATGTCATGACCTTTGACCTCTGTTCCAGGTCTGAGGGTGTTCCGCCAGCAGTTGAGGAGGGATGCCAGCGCCAAGGGCCTGCTGGGACTGAACAAGATGAAGGGCCCCAGGGTCCGGCCCGGGTGGTCCCGCCCTGCCTCTGGCCCTGCACCCTGCCCTGCACCCTGCCCCCCTGCCTGGGGGGGCCAAGGCCTGTCCCACTGTGTCCCCACCACACCACTGTCAGAGGACAGCTTCCAGCAGCAGAAGTGAGGCAGAGACCTTTTTGTTTCTTCAGATGTTATCATTGCGACTCAAATTATTATCAAGCCATTTTGATTTGGGTGAAATACATTTGTCAAAAGCTTTTAAGCATTTGCTTGATTTGTCTTGGACGTTGCTCCTGCAACCagttccattggttccattggttccattgtattGGAGCAAACTAAATGAAGCGCAGCCCGAGTATTTGAAAATATTAGACACCTGTTGCTCTACTGACTCTTCTCTGTGTCTTCCCCCAGAGTGATCCAGATTCCACTGTACCAATTCCGCCCGACCACACCTCTTTCTCTCCGCCACCCCACCTCTTCCTCCCCGTCACCACACCTCTTCCTGTCTCCTCCCGTCCCTCCTAACGTTCCcgctcctcctcgtcctcccatTGGCctgctctccacacacacactgtcacatgaCTTCCTCACACACTCCCTTCAACAGACCCACTCGCCACACCCACAACCACAACTACACCCATACCCACGACTACACTCACAACCACACCCACAACTACACCCACAGCCACAACTACACCCACAGCCACAACTACAACCACACTCACAACTACACCCACACTCACAACTACACCCACAACTACACCCACACTCACAACTACACCCACAACTACAGCCACAACTACACCCACACTCACAACTACACCCACAGCCACAACTACACCCACAACTACATCCACAGCCACAACTGCACCCACAGCTACACCAAAAGACACACCCACTGTCCTACCTATCTCTATGCTCGGAGCAACCATTAGACttatccccttcctcctccccttcctcctcctcttcctccttctcttcttcaGCCATGGTGGCGTCGGCTGCCCACCTCTTGGAGACCCATCTCCATATCAGCTCTCCTCGGGTTGAGAACCACAGCCCACCCTTCTCTGACCTTCCTCGCCTCCCTGTTCAGCCCCAGTACCCCCACCCGAACCACCAGTCTCAGCTACtgcacccccacctccacccatACAACCACCCAGACCCCCAGTCGCAGCTACTGCACCCCCACTCCCACCCCTACAACCACCCAGACCCCCAGTTGCAGCTACTGCACCCCCACTCCCACCCCCACAACCACCCAGACCCCCAGTCTCAGCTACTGCACCCCCACTCCCACCCCTACAACCACCCAGACCCCCAGTCGCAGCTACTGCACCCCCACTCCCACCCCCACAACCACCCAGACCCCCAGTCTCAGCTACTGCACCCCCACTCCCACCCCCACAACCACCCAGACCCCCAGTCTCAGCTACTGCACCCCCACTCCCACCCCCACAACCACCCAGACCCCCAGTCTCAGCTACTGCACCCCCACTCCCACCCCCACAACCACCCAGACCCCCAGTCTCAGCTACTGCACCCCCCACCCCactcccaccaccacacccacccagACCCCCAGTCTCAGCTACTGCACCCCCACTCCAACCCCCACAACCACCCAGACCCCCAGTCTCAGCTGCTGCAATCCTACCCCCACAACCACCCAGACCCCCAGTCTCAGCTACTGCACCACCATCCCCACAACCACCCAGACCCCCAGTCTCAGCCTCAGTTACTGCATTCCCACTCTGAcccccagcctcagcctcagtcAAGACCCTGGGCCAACCACCTCCTCTATACCCCCTCCCAGACCTCCAGGCGGCCCCAGCTCCAACGCCAGCCACGTCTGCCTCCATGCCTAGTAGGGAGAATGGAGCCTGGGTACGGCCTGTAGGAAACACCCAGGACTACAGGCCTAGCAGCTGTTGGACAGCAACGGTCTCAAGGCTAACAttaggagagagactggagaaatGGAACTGGTCCTCAGACATATGTCCCTAATGACTCAATGCCACAATACTCTGGCAACTGTGGACATTTACAAAGAAGGATGACATCAGTGGGACCTACTTAGGATGGACTGTGAGTCTAATGGTGGAAGCAGCTTCCCCCtaaagctaggacagcagagtccctgcccatcttcccaaaacaactgaaaccctacctcttcaaagagtatcttaaataagacaTTGCACTTctcttttcctactagcactgactttgccgATAACTTTTCTATATagggaaaaatgtacttactacgactgtgatatggGGTTGTCTCACCTTGCTATCTTAacatgaatgcacttactgtaagtcgctttagataaaagtgtctgctaaatgattcaaTTATATATCTATTTTTAATGTAATTCTGATCATGTGCAAACTgacatgtctcccgagtggcgcagtggtctaaggcactgcatcgcagtgttagctgtgccactagagattttggtttgaatccaggctctgtcgtagccggccgcgaccgggagacccatgcgacggcgcacaattggcccagcgttgtccagggtaggggagggaatggccggcagggatgtagctcagttggtagagcatggcgtttgcaacgccagggttgtgggttcgattcccagtatgaaaaaaatatataaaaaaaattaatgaatgcactcactaactgtaagtcgctctggataagagcgtctgctaaataactaaaatgtaaatgtaaaatgttgtgtgAACTGAAAATACCAATAATTGAGCTACTATGGAGACGTTAGTTTTTTCCAGGAAGCACTACTcccagtattctcctattatcCTATTACTAACTAGGTTCATTAATAGTTGTTGTCTCCCTGTCGTCTTCTATAAACTGTCTTTGATTCAGTGCAGTTGGCATGAGGAAGACGACTTAAAATAAGTGTTTTCTCATGCGGTTTGAATTCAGACCCGCCTTGTGCCTTTTGAACAAACAATATGACACATAGTATTGAGTGGACCAGACTCACCAAACCTCTCTGTAATAacagtttttttgtatttgttgaacattgtaaatataatttttttaGTTTAATACTATTTCATACGTTGTTGGACCATTTTTTAACAAAGGAATTAAAAAAGCTGTTACTGGTCTTTGCTGTTTATTGCTGTTGCTCTCTATGTCTCCTCTGTTTTCTGCTGGCCCACCACCACCCCAGCCTCCACCTGTCTGGCTCTGCTTTGGTTCCAGTCAGGGGGATTGGTATAGATATACCTCCCTCACTGCCTGGAGTTTGGTATTATGGTAATGATTGAGCCTTGCTCTGGCAGTGAGCTCCTCTGAAGGAGCACGCCAAGACCTAATGTATTGTCATTTATTTGGTTATTTAATGGTAAAACCAATATGTGGTGTTTCCTGTCTGAAATGCACTtccttgattgtgtgtgtgtgtgtgtgtgtgtgactgtgcgtcACACAATGCACTACTGACCCTGGCTCCGctatctctttttctctcac
Encoded proteins:
- the LOC121572647 gene encoding serine/threonine-protein kinase SIK2-like, with amino-acid sequence MVVLSDGSPPCPGGPVQVGFYEIIRTLGKGNFAVVKLACHKVTKTQVAIKIIDKKRLEPSDLKKIYREVEVMKLLNHPHIIKLYQVMETKDMLYMVMEYARNGEMFDYLSSSGRLCESEARRKFWQILSAVDYCHSNHIVHRDLKAENLLLDSNMDIKVADFGFGNFFSEGEFLSTWCGSPPYAAPEVFEGIEYEGPPLDIWSLGVVLYVLVCGVLPFDGPSLPALRQRVREGRFRIPFYMSQDCENLVRRMLVIDPAKRITVARIKKHRWMKADPPVTAAPPETPQQTPALAPEAEPCLGENYSEPVLGLMQTLGIDRQRTIESLQSSSYNHFSAIYRLMLEKVKELRSLRLPPSTEQVGLTPNPDPGTLLPTCISEKDHHGNQGEEPQEEELQEEGGAALLSLDPSLRHTLAEVSASLQQCSPPCIVVNSSDQASSDSLSSSSSSSSASPSLSSPIEDPYMLLVTTVVGPGTYIPTESPLTQSSTLPSTVDDPYQLLVTTGHLALALSSTLQPPPQDSLPVPSFQEVHRSSDMDTGALTQGLRVFRQQLRRDASAKGLLGLNKMKGPRVRPGWSRPASGPAPCPAPCPPAWGGQGLSHCVPTTPLSEDSFQQQKVIQIPLYQFRPTTPLSLRHPTSSSPSPHLFLSPPVPPNVPAPPRPPIGLLSTHTLSHDFLTHSLQQTHSPHPQPQLHPYPRLHSQPHPQLHPQPQLHPQPQLQPHSQLHPHSQLHPQLHPHSQLHPQLQPQLHPHSQLHPQPQLHPQLHPQPQLHPQLHQKTHPLSYLSLCSEQPLDLSPSSSPSSSSSSFSSSAMVASAAHLLETHLHISSPRVENHSPPFSDLPRLPVQPQYPHPNHQSQLLHPHLHPYNHPDPQSQLLHPHSHPYNHPDPQLQLLHPHSHPHNHPDPQSQLLHPHSHPYNHPDPQSQLLHPHSHPHNHPDPQSQLLHPHSHPHNHPDPQSQLLHPHSHPHNHPDPQSQLLHPHSHPHNHPDPQSQLLHPPPHSHHHTHPDPQSQLLHPHSNPHNHPDPQSQLLQSYPHNHPDPQSQLLHHHPHNHPDPQSQPQLLHSHSDPQPQPQSRPWANHLLYTPSQTSRRPQLQRQPRLPPCLVGRMEPGYGL